Sequence from the Mugil cephalus isolate CIBA_MC_2020 chromosome 20, CIBA_Mcephalus_1.1, whole genome shotgun sequence genome:
TAAAAAGTGTGGATGCTTCATCACAGCTTCTAACCCTAATAAATGGACGTCCCTCTAGGTATTTATATACAAGTCTTTATACCGGAACATATAGGTTAAGTCTTTATATCAGACACCgtggggcggcacagtggctcagtggttagcactgatgctaatgcttgagtccagctcgggtctttctgggtggagtttgcatgttctccctgtgtctgcgtggtttctctcctccaaagacatgctggttaggctgattggtgaatctaaattgaccctaggcgtgagtgtctcagtgttagaGGCTTggagacttgtccagggtggacccgtctctcgcccgatgccgctgggacagactccagcagccccacgaccctagtgaggattaataggtacggaagatgagatcaGACACCGTCATCTACACTCACATCACTGAATCCATGGTCCATGGTTTATACTCGTACATACTGTaacatatacattatttatatataatatatatttatttatatataatcattattattattatatatattatatataagaTATAACCATCACATTAGAAAATACTACTAAGATTAGCTCTAAATAgtagttaaataaatgaataaataccatCTTTGGAGCGTTCTCATGTACCCGGGTCTTGTGGATGTTCCGACTATTCAGACCCCCGCAGACCTCGGTTCTGAACGGGGGCTTCAGGTACTGGGTCAGAGAGGGACACCCGGTCACAGCGGCCTACACCCGTCAAGAAACGGCCCGGTTCTCTGCCACCATGAACCGGTCCTGGGTGAAGTCATTGGAGGAGGTCACGGAGAACATCCAGAACCAGGACTTCCAGGTGGTGGACATGAGGCCAAACGGCAGGTGATGAGGAAAAGAGCCGGAGCCCAGAAGAGGTGGGTTCCCCTAATGAGTCAGAACCATTTATTTagggtccggtccggtccggtccatGCCTTTCTGTACCTGACAGTGATGCTGATAGTTTGGGGAACCCTGTCCCCCTGTGGTCCAGaacagaccccttcatggtccacgtcactgtgacgtcatgatgttaactggaggcagaacagagggaaactgGAGGCGACAGTTTGTGTTgtatccagttaagccccgcccctcagaaaaCCTTGTTTACAAACCCAAGTATTTTGAGTGTGCACGATTGAAACTAAAAATCCCAGCCTGCATTGCATCAGGCAGGTACTAGGGCCGGACAATTCTGGaaaaaattataatcattttgattgatattgagatcacgattaataaacacgattattcattgaggaaaaaaaaaagtattgaaccACCTCCGttatctgctgcagctgcagcgaCAGAGGTGCGTTCGCGGTGCTTTTACAGCGCAGGAACTTGCAAACACGCTGAGCGGCACATTAATCGTTCTTCTTTGatcacagtgtttttatgatcgtGAGAAGCCAAAATCGAAATTGCGATCAAAATTCGATGAATTGTCCAGCCCTAGGAGATACCTGACAAGCTCACCAGTGTCGTGGTTGCCGTGGTAACCGTTCATGTATGGGAGAGTAgtagagcagcttctgaagctccatcagtccaCAACATGTTAACACTAACACGTACTAACGCTACACCAGTTAGCAGACTACAGGACACACCAGCCTGTTACAGCTTTTCTCAATTGCTGAAACACTAAACCCTATTGTCTTATTGTAATTATCGACAGCAATCTAAATTTCAGAAGTCATATCAATCAcatctttttatcatctcaaaaatatctccaaattgaGGGGTTTTCTGTCGCAATCAGACTTGGAAACATTAATCCACGCATTTATAACAAGTAGATTAGAATTACTGTAATGGTTTATTCACTGAACTCCCGAATTCAAGTATTcagaggttacaactaattcaCAATGCAGCAGCtatgctcatcacttacaccccAGCAACAACACTTCGGTCAACAGGCAGTGGTCATTTACTCATCCCTcgcaccagatccaaagaaggggaggcagcttttaATCACTCTTTTGGCAAAACCATGAGCACTTTTCACCTGTTTAGACACAACTTGCCAACACATTTTCATTGCGATGCACCTGTGCTGCACAATGGAGAGCACAGGTGACAGAAGTCAAACACAATTAAAGCACAGGTGTCACCACTTGAACACAACAACTCAGAATTGATCACACTTGTGGCTAATAATGTGAGGGGACATGTAAGCCGCTGTATCACTGTACCAATATGTTGTAGTATTGTAATGCAGGGTTGGTCTAACCGTTTGTAGGCCTCATATTCCATGTCTATTTTTTGTAACTGCATGTTCTCTTTTGGTAGAATTGAAAGACACATGGGGAGACCCACCGAGAAACCCCAAATGTTGATATGGTCTGTGAGAACAACGCCATTAAACCGAGTGAAATTTGGCAGAAGATCATTGAGGACCATGTAAATTCTGAGGGTATCAACAGTGTCAGCCTCTCTACTGTTGATCGTGTCCAAAAGCGCAACAGACTGTGCAAAACACAGCTGTACAGAGTTGCCGTTTGATCGCAACTCAGAGTCAAAGAGCAAAGGTTCCAGTATGTACAGGTTGCTATATATCCAGACACATTCAATGCTGATTACTCTAAGTAGTGATTTACTGTAGTGGCCTAAATCACTTTTTCTGTATCACTTACAAAACTATATCTATTTCTACACTGGATGCAATGGACAGACCCCATGAATACATCTACATGGGTGAAGCTGGGTGTAATCTCACCAACAGGAGGAGAGGCCGTAATGTGATTGGTGTCTCTGGGCAGCGACAACATGGGCCCTACAACACTCACCAGCTCCTCACTTTCCTCAATCACATGCGAGATGCTCTGTTAGGGCAGCAGGATGAGCATCACATCTATGTTGTTGTTTGGGACAATGTGAGTTTTCACGGAGCCCTCCAGGTTATGAACCAAGGTTTTATCAATCTTTGCCTTCCACTGTACTCCCCTTTCCTAAACCCCACTGAGGAATTCTTCTCATGGCGGTGGAAGGTATGAACGCCAACCTGACACCACGGTAAATCCCTGCAAGCCAAGGAACTTGCTTGTGGTGACATAGGTGTGGAAGCATGCCAAGCCTGGATACGGCATCCCAGACCAGGCCTGGATACGGCATCCCAGGCCGAGCCTGGATACGGCATCCCAGGCCGAGCCATGTGGATGAAGTCCTGTGGCCTAACCCAGTACGGAGACATGATGCTGTGGCTGAGTAATGCActtgtttgtatatttttgtactttattttttactgtacaCAAGTGGCAAATGCAtaagatttctgtttgtttttacaagtgctacatgtaaatgcacaagatttctgttttgtgtctttgtacaGGTGCTAAATGCTGAAGTTTGCATTTagccaacactggacaataagCATTTATTTCTCCAGCTTCACGTCCTGATTATGGCGTTTGCTATTTTTCTATGTAGTGTTTAGTGACTGAtcaatgtttttaatgttgattGACTCGGGGCACGATTTGACAACATAGTTCAGTGTTGAGCACAGATTGAACTGTTTTGAGGTGAAAGTTTGGTTTTGCAAGAAGAGTCTGAGGTTTTGTGAATGTAGCTTGAAAATCGTGTTTTGTGTTCACAGTTTAGAGAAAAGGAGCAGATTTCAAGAAACGTGTCTCAGCAGTCGAGAAAAATGTAACTGTCTTTGTTTTGAATCTGTTTCTGTCAATAAAGATTTAAGGGGGGGGCAATCACCACAACAAAAATGGCGGACAGTCTGTGACGTGTATCAGCGGGGTGTCCCGGACGGTGCCTGAAGGCCCCCGAGAAATAAATACACCAGGTCCTTCGCTCCGGACTCACGCCGTGTGGACTGAGGCGGATCCCGGGACGCATCCAGTCCGAGTCGGGGTGATGTTGGTGGGGTCCGTGTCCCCCGCCCGGtcgtctccgtcctctctgggTCGATACCGTTAATCTCCGTTATTCGTcgagcggttgttgttgttttcctctcGGCCGCCGTCactagcgttagcattagctttagcattaCACGAGCTAACGGACTAACCCCGAGACACACGGAGCGCTCGTGTGGATTCCAGTGGAGTCGATAAACGGTGGGTTAATCGATCGATCGATCAACTGATCAGCGTCAACGTCCGTTGACGTCATCGATAATGTTGTAGATGGTGACGTAGCTGATCAGGCTCAATGATGTGATCGATCAGAGCCTGGTCACGTGATAGCGTTAGTTCAGTGGGAGGAGCCAAAGCCGAGTTATGGCTCATTGATTAATGGATCACTGATTAATGGATCACTGATTAATGGGTCACTGATTAATGGGGCAGTGATTAATGGAGCAGTTTGATGTCGGTCCGCAGGGGGGCGTTGATGAGCAGTGATGTCTGGCATCGCTCTGAGCAGACTGTCCCAGGAGAGGAAGGCCTGGAGGAAAGACCACCCGTTTGTAAGCAACTAATCAGTAATGATCagtggttattattatttatatttattccatttatttcatttatattcctGATCACTGATTATTGGTCATGTGTGTTCTCTCAGGGCTTTGTTGCCGTGCCGACCAAGAATCCAGATGGAACCATGAACCTGATGAACTGGGAGTGTGCCATCCCCGGAAAGAAAGGTGTAAGTTactgatcaatcaatcaaccaatcaattaATCGATCCACCAACCAGCCAATCAATGGCTGCAGTATCGGTCGTTTCGTGCtgtttgacacaaacacaggtgaGTTCATGGTGATTGGCAGTTGCAGTGACAACGCGTAACTAGGTGCCTGCTCATTGGTCGGTGGTTGATTGACAGCTGATCGCTTGTCTCTGACCTTTGTGTCCTCTGGTCCAGACTCTGTGGGAGGGAGGACTCTACAAACTGAGGATGCTGTTCAAAGACGACTACCCGTCCTCCCCACCCAAATGTGagtagatgatgatgaagatggtggtgaagatgatgatggtgatggtgatcatgatgatgatgatgatggtgatgatgatggtgatgatgaagatgatgatgatgatgatgatgaagatgaagatgatggtgatgatgatgatgaagatgaagatgatgatgatgatgaagatcctgtgtgttttgtgtccaGGTAAATTTGAGCCTCCCATCTTCCACCCCAACGTTTACCCCTCAGGGACCGTGTGTCTGTCCAtcctggaggaggacaaggacTGGAGACCAGCCATCACCATCAAACAGGTCCTCTGTCCCCCTGATGTCCCCTGATGTCCCCCTgatgtctcctgtctcctgtcctctGTGTGGTGGTCATGTGACTGGTTGGTCAGACAGACACTGACATCAAGTCCTGTTACTAAAGATGGTGTTGGACGGAGAGGACGCCCCGtgttagcattaatgttagAGAGGACGCAGCGtgttagcattaatgttagAGAGGACGCCCCGtgttagcattaatgttagAGAGGACGCCCCGtgttagcattaatgttagAGAGGACGCCCCGtgttagcattaatgttagAGAGGACGCCCCGtgttagcattaatgttagAGAGGACGCCCCGtgttagcattaatgttagAGAGGACGCAGCGtgttagcattaatgttagAGAGGACGCCCCAtgttagcattaatgttagAGAGGACGCAGCGtgttagcattaatgttagAGAGGACGCAGCGtgttagcattaatgttagAGAGGACGCCCCGtgttagcattaatgttagAGAGGACGCCCCGtgttagcattaatgttagAGAGGACGCAGCGtgttagcattaatgttagAGAGGACGCAGCGtgttagcattaatgttagAGAGGACGCAGCGtgttagcattaatgttagAGAGGACGCCCCGtgttagcattaatgttagAGAGGATGCCCGTGTTAGCATTAATGTTAATGTCTAAGCCTCCCCCGTCCTCTCTCCGTCCTGTCCCCCTCTCCCtgtccccctctccctctccccgtcCTCTCCCCCTCCTGTCTCTGGGGTTCCTAATAAATTGTCCCTTTGTGTCCAGATCTTGCTGGGGATCCAGGAGCTGCTGAACGAGCCGAACATCCAGGACCCGGCTCAGGCTGAAGCCTACACCATCTActggtgaatgagtgaatgggcGACGGGTTGATGAGTTAATGAGTGAATGAACGAGTTAATGAGTGAatcctctttgtgtttcagtcagAACAGGATGGACTATGAGAAGCGGGTCCGAGCTCAGGCCAAGAAGTTTGCCCCCACATAGACCATAGACCTGGTCCCAGAGGAACCAGGTCCCAGGgtcccccctcctcaccccctcaccccccggGGAGGACTCCGAGTTCCttcttcatccattcatctgtcagctgataatgaaataataacgGGATCCAGATCTGATCTTAGATCCATAAACAGATCTTCAtcctggaggggggaggaggggggaggaggggggggaggggggctggagTCCTCTGTGGACGTACGCGTGcatgtaaataatataaataggGGAAGTTGTGGAGGTTTTTTTCTATTGTTGgtgttaaagaaaaataaacagattgaGATGTGAAATAAAGTTTCTGTGATTTTTCATCAAACTGAAGCTTCTTCTGTAACAAACACACGTCAGCAGAGACgagaagaaataaaaggggGGGAcatgttgtccctgtgtctccgtgagtctcctccagcttcctcccccTCCAGGGACAAGCTGGTTAGACTGAccggtcctgatcctggtcctggtctggtcctcgtcctggtcctggtcctggtcctggtcctcagTCCAgtggacacacaaagacatgatGAACCTGAAGCTCAACAACTCTGAcggaaatgaaaaataaaaaagtcaccACAGACCGAGGTCCTGTTTCCTGAAGCTGATTCACACCTCAggttaccatggaaacacaaaaataaagatgtgacacctcccccccccccccacctacacctcctcctcctcctcctctttctcttcctccacctcctcctctttctcttccacctcctcctctttctcccccccccccggtaGCATGAAACACCAGTTGGAACGTGTGATGTCAGAGTCTGTGTCTCATGGAACGTTTCCTAAGCGTCATTCAAACCTTTCACTCTTGTCATGTGTCAGGAAACTGTTagactgttgttgtgttattcattcatctccatgTGACACTGGATTAAATCTGGTTTTCCTCCAATAAAGACAGTAAATTAAAGTGAACCTCATCAGATCAACCTAAACATGATCCAGGTCCATATTTGACCCTGAACTCCACAGAGGCCACTTCCTGTTCAGAGGGTTCATTAAAACGCTGACAGATTCTTTGGTTGtgttaaaatagttaaaatgtTCATGACATCATAAAAACAAGAGGACGgagacatgaggacatgaggacatgacatgaggacatgaggacataaGGACATGAGGACGTGAGGACATAAGGACGTGAGGACGTAAGGACATGAGGACGTGAGGACGTGAGGACATAAGGACGTGAGGACGTAAGGACATGAGGACGTGAGGACGTGAGGACATAAGGACGTGAGGACGTAAGGACATAATGACGTGAGGACAGAGACGTGAGGACGTGGTTCTAGTCTATGATGAACTCTAAAACCAGATCAGCAACAACTTTAACTACAAGTTTAGAAATAAAGGGAAGGTTGGAGAGAtccgggtctgggtctgggtccgggtctgggtgtaggtctaggtctaggtctgggtctaggtctaggtctaggtctgggtctggttctgggtctaggtctgggtctaggtctgTGCCCtgggtcagggtctgggtccaggtctgagtCTGTGCCCTGGGTCTAGGTCCAGatctaggtctaggtctaggtctgggtctaggtctgGGTGTGAGACTGGGTCCAGatctaggtctaggtctaggtctgggtctaggtctgggtctgggtctaggtctaggtctgtgccctgggtctgggtctaggtctaTGTCTGGGTCTGGGTCCAGATCTAGGTCCGGGTCtaggtcagggtcagggtctaGGTGTAGGTCCAGGTCTTAGTCTAGGTCTGTgccctgggtctgggtctaggtctatgtctgggtctaggtctaggtccAGGTCTAGGTCTGTgccctgggtctgggtctaggtctaggtccAGGTCTAGGTCTGTgccctgggtctgggtctaggtctaggtctgggtctaggtctaggtccAGGTCTAGGTCTGGATctgggtctaggtctaggtctgAGTCTGGGTCCAGATCTAGGTCCAGATctaggtctgggtctaggtcCAGGTCTGAGTCTAGGGGGAGGTCCAGGTCTAGGTCTGTgccctgggtctgggtctaggtctaggtctgggtctaggtctaggtccaggtctaggtctaggtctaggtctaggtctgAGTCTGGGTCCAGATCTAGGTCCGGGTCtaggtcagggtcagggtctaGGTGTAGGTCCAGGTCTGAGTCTAGGTCTGTgccctgggtctgggtctaggtctatgtctgggtctaggtctaggtctaggtctgtgccctgggtctgggtctaggtctaggtccaggtctaggtctgggtctgggtctaggtctaggtctgAGTCTGGGTCCAGATctaggtctgggtctaggtcCAGGTCTGAGTCTAGGTGTAGGTCCAGGTCTAGGTCTGTGCCCTGGGTCTAGATCAGGGTCTGGGTGTAGGTCTAGGTCTgagtctgggtccaggtctaggtctgggtccaggtccgggtccagaTCTAGGTCTGAGTCTAGGTGTAGGTCCAGGTCTGAGTCTGTGCCCTGGGTGAGTTCacagtcagtgtttgtttgtcctcACACATGCCTcatatgtttttgtcttgtagttctcacctcccccccccccaggtcTTTGTGGTGTTCTGAGCTCAAACCAACTCGTGGTCGCTCTGACCTTTCACTCAGCGCTATGAGGctctgaagctgaagctggaaaacatctgtgtttttactcATCAGCACTTTGAGACAAAGTTTCTTTGTTGTAGAAACGTATGAGAACGAACTGGTTCCTCACGGTCCCTTTATAAAACAAACCTCCATCTTTAATCTCTACtgaacagactccaggaagaagagaatatatctgcactgaacgtCTTTCtctgtccaccatgtgtccacatgaatgtgtccctgttgctacggagacaaactaacttgtggacattgtccaaccagaggagagctgacgcttcttattgagaacagtgtctcccagtgaacagtggttgcaggagtggacacatattagcagcagcattggcagcttgtctttgtcttggtttgtcttggtttgtctccagctgttagccgcgttagcccaagtgctagcagaatccccggctaacgtatgcttggcttggttcatgtgctgtttgaaggaccaacgtgctgtttatgggttggttctgctgcctgtcactactgTGAGCTCGATAAACAAAGTTGAAACCAAGCAACTGCTGCAGGaactcgccccccccccccccccgcagggGCCCGAGGGCACTGAggcagagacccagagacccagagacccagagacctgCCGGgagctgctgccttcaaacgCTGCGTGTTGCAACGCTTCGATGTGTGAACGCGTTGTGGTTTAGAGGAGGCGTGTTACACAACAACGGCCCTGCACTGAACTTTAACATGAAACCGGGTCACAGCCCAGACCGGGAAACCAGGCCCAGACCTGCCATCTAGACCCAGACCAGATCCACCTGTAAACCAGACCTGGCTCTGTCTCTGGGCCTCAGGAGGATCCGATCAGACCAGAACCAGCACCGGTCAGATCCTT
This genomic interval carries:
- the LOC124997245 gene encoding SUMO-conjugating enzyme UBC9-like, translating into MSGIALSRLSQERKAWRKDHPFGFVAVPTKNPDGTMNLMNWECAIPGKKGTLWEGGLYKLRMLFKDDYPSSPPKCKFEPPIFHPNVYPSGTVCLSILEEDKDWRPAITIKQILLGIQELLNEPNIQDPAQAEAYTIYCQNRMDYEKRVRAQAKKFAPT